The DNA sequence TAACGAATATTGAATTGAATCCATGCACCTCCAATCGGCTCCATGCCAGATTCATAGGTCAGTTCTCTTTCGCCAGTTTGGCTTTTTGGGGATAGAAGCTTGTTTGTTACTAAAGCAAGAACTGGAACAGCTGCCGAAATTAGTAAAAAACCTAGGAATGCGTCATAACCTTGGAGTGAGAACATTAGTTATTAAAAACTTGATTCTTAGTTTGACTTTCGCTTATCGGTAGTTTCATAGATAGAGTTAGGTGAGTGAGTGAGTGTGGAAATGGTGAGCGATGAATCAAAAACTGC is a window from the Prochlorococcus marinus str. MIT 9211 genome containing:
- a CDS encoding NAD(P)H-quinone oxidoreductase subunit 3; this encodes MFSLQGYDAFLGFLLISAAVPVLALVTNKLLSPKSQTGERELTYESGMEPIGGAWIQFNIRYYMFALVFVIFDVETVFLYPWAVAFHKLGLLAFIEALIFIAILIVALAYAWRKGALEWS